The DNA sequence GACAACCCTGAGGGAAAGACAATGAGTTCACCACGCTAACAGAACGAGGGAAGACAAGCAAGGAGGCAGAACATCTCAAGGGGGCTGCCAGAAAATTGCAACAATAGCCTGCAGGTCAATCAGGAGGAACGTGCTCAAGGCTAGTCTGAGATCAGCTTAGGAGCAGAAGGCCCCATCACGTCCAGGATGGCAAACATGTTTGCATTCAGCCTGTCCAAGCGCAGTTCTAGGTGGTCCTCCTCACTGTCCAGTCTTGCAAACAGGTGATCTATGCGCTCTTGGATCAGTTGCTGCCTATGCAAATACTGTAGCAGTAACTCTTCCACCCGACGTTGGCCAGTCCGAAAAGACTGGAACACCTCCAGAAGACTGTCTCTCATAGAGCGAACTAGCAGGAAAAGAGATAACAAATGGCTTGGTGAGACTCGTGGACAAGCACTTCTCACCATCTCCCACTACATCCTCAACTCCAATTCTAATGCGTATTAGTTATGTCATGGTCCTTAAGTGATCCCAGTTGTTGTCACACTTGGTTTTGAAGCAAGAATGCACATTGGATATCATCCAGGTCTAATTGTGCCAATTTCCTTTGCAAGAATGTTTGCAACAAGATCTAGTGACAAAAAAGCAGAAGTAGTGTTTACTCCCTTCCTGAACACCAGTGTCCCGCACCAGTGAATCATTTTCTGCACACTTATTTTCAGCTAGTCTGCCCATTCTATCAATACAGTACCATCACGATGCAGAAACTTTATTAAGTCAGGGAGGACACGTGCTCTGCCCCAgggagcttacaatctaagatttgacacaagggagacagaggagagaaaggaaatGAAGGCAGAAGTAAACAGGGAAACAAGTTGCAATTAAGTATTGCAGTTAGATGGCCTGGGTCTCCACCTATAACTATGTCTTCTTTAACTATGCCTGAGGGTCTGTTCCAAAGGCTTTATAGAATGGTGGCCTCTGAGGAGGGATTTAAAAGGAAACAAGAGAGGGATGGCATAAGAAAAGCTCTACTGGATCAGACTAGAGTTTCATCAGGTTCAGCATCCCATTTCCTACAGGggtcaaccagatgcttctgtAAAGGCAcctctcccagcccctcctgAACCACCTCCCTAGGCAATTTGTATTCAGACATACACAGCCTCTGAACTGAGATATTCCATATAGCCTAGCAGACACAACAGGTTTGTCCCCCCTAAATATCCACTCTTGAAGTCCTCTTAGCTAGTGATACCACAAAAAACAGTATCTGGCTGACCTTTATGCCAGCCCACCCTTCCTGAACCCCAAACATACTGTCCTCTTCTCCCTCTAAACTTCCCCTCAAGCCCAATCTTTCCCATGAGGCCTTTGGCTTAACCACTAGGTACAGTCAAGCCTGAGTTAGAGCCTATAACCAAATAAAACGTGAGCGAACACATAACTGCATCTGTTCACATGAACTGGTTGCTTCTCCCGCCCTCCCCTCTTTCCACTGCCCAACAGCACTGATGGTGTTGTATGGGAAGGGAGACTTGCATGTGTGCCTATGCAGGCCCTAGGCAGGGCCTCATGCCCCATTTGTGGCAACTCCACTGTTACAACAAGGGGACACTGCCCCACCTGGCCCAAGCCTGCCAAAAATGGAGATGGCTGGCGTGATGGTGCACCAGTGGTCAAGATGCAGCAGTGCAGTTGCCACACCCTTCAAGAGAGGCACAAGTCGGGGTGCCGACTGAAGCCCCAGTTGTGAGGCAGACCACCCACTGTGCACAGCTGCCGTTTCTGGTCACAGCACTTGCACAAAATTCAAAAATGGAGATGTCCTTCAGAAGACCCAAAGGACTCACTTGTTCGTGCGAGATTCTGCTGCTGTGCTGATTGCCAGCGGCGCTGTTGTCCTGGACCCCTCAGTCCTCTCTTCCATGCTTGACAATGTCCGGTCCTTGCCACTGCGCTTGGCCTCACAGCTGTGAGAGCTGGAAATGCTTCAAACGAGAAATGTAACAAGAATCTGGTGAGTGCTGCTCTTATCTACGCTACTATATTGCTATAGCTAGTCACTAATAGTCAGAAATGGTGCTGATATCTCCTCAATGGGCAGTTCAGGATCTAACCAAAGAACCTAATGGGTCATGTTGGCAGGAGACTTTCTCCCCTGCCTTTAGATGGTCACAGCAGTGgttgtgcttggggggggggggtgtatgggtcacaccaggtgacatgcatggggaggtgacaccactattggtcaaAATTTTAAGAACcttggtatgtttgaataatgccatcatatttTATCATtccatgtgtaatttcatgcagaacacaatgaaaccaACCACAAGGgaatctctattctaccaaaagttacagccaaaaaaccagcagggtgagGCAATGGTGCCTCAccacacccagggcattgcccacTCACCACatggaagtccatcatgggtgacacactggcctctcgtaccagatgatgcaaaccctagtgacaccattgggtAACAGGCATCAGCTGGTGGGAGGGTTTGGAGAAAGAATTTGAAGCCATTTTGCAGAGACTGCTAAAGAGGGCATTTGTTGCCTGCTTGCAGGAGTCCCAACTGCTTCCTGCTGGTATCATTGCAAGTAAGACCCAAACACTGAAGCCTCCAGTGCttgcacctccccccaccccaaagaaacAGAAACCCTCTTGCATTGCCACTGGAGCTTCTCCCTACTCGGGAAGCAAGGAGCATCACAACGATGTATTGGACATTCAGTGAAACTCACCTCTGATATAGAACTTTGAAAGATATCCCAACAGGAATATAATGAGactttttttaggggggggggcttacaaaATGAAGGCAGTTTTCCTACATAAGATGCAGCCTAGTGACAAATATTGCCACCCTTCTTTCTTCCTAACCATTATACCTCACATTTATATAGCTCtttacagcagctattttcagttttttttcttctcatggcacaccaatctCTGTGGTCGTCTCTTgtgctgtcacttctgggagacttgtctgggttctgtttctagggccactGCCTGTAGTAAAAAATTGTCCCTctgaggaagagggacaaacCATTTGATTTACTACGGACATTTGCCcaagaaacagcagcagaaccTGTATGAGTTTTTCCTGCATTTTTCTCAACAGCTGAGCTCCagacacctgcagacctttcgtggcacaccagttgaaagtcGCTGTTTTATTAAAGTGCTTCAGACACATCTAGGAATTCTTACAACCACCACCTTGTAAGGTGGATCAGTATCATCCCCATAAGGATGGGGCACAGAGAGGAGCGGGGCCTAGCCCACGGTCACGGTGAGTATATGAAGAGGCCAAATTCAGACCAGAGgcttcatagctcagtctcttacatTGCAAAGGGCAAATATTTGAGGTGTTCTAGTTTAAAAATGGGAAGGTGAAAGGGGTCATGACTGATGCTTTGAAAGTTAGGCAGAGTTGCAAAAAGTGGATAAAGAACAGTTCTCACCCTCTCACAAAGGTAGAACAAGGGGGCCTCCAATAAAATCAACCTGCAGGAGACAAAAGAGTACCTCTCACACATAATCTCTGAAGggaatttaaattttaaaaaggggattagGCAAGTTCATGGCAGACAAGCCTATCAATGGCCCCCCTGAATACCAGCTGTTAAGGAAGCAGAAGCAGGGCATGACTAACTCCTGCATTAGATTTCTCAAATGCATCTAACTGGCCACTATGGGTAACAGCCAGGATGCTAGTCAGCCCTtagatctgatccagcagagctctcctTATACAAGACTTTTAATCACATAATCATGCTGACATAAGGTGGTTTACCTGGCAAAGGAACTTCACTTTCCTCCATGCCCTTGGGGTCTCTCAGCTGCAACTCTTTTCCTGGTTCCACTTGGGAAACAAGGTCAGGTCTGGAAGCTGGATTATCTGCATAAGAAAGCAAAAGGGTCAGAAATGGGTGCCATAAATCCACTGATGTGGTTGCCACTTATGAGCATATATGAAGTTGCCCTTTGCCAAGTCAGGTCATtgctccatctagctcaatattcaTTTGAATATGATGAGTAGCAGTGACTTCCAGAGGTTTCAGATGGAGGATATTCTTCTCCACCCTGTGTTCTCCCTGGAGAAACCAGGGATTGAGCCGCATACAGATCTATAACCAGAGTTAACActgagtcttgtggcaccttataCATTAacgcagtaacacctcagcagacATGGAGTATCTATTCTGCCAAAGCCAAGTGTTGCACAAAACAGATCTAAACAAGATGCTGTTTAAAGCCACAGGAGCCAATTGCCCCCAACACTAGGAATGCACTGCCCCCATTGGCTATAGTGGCTGTCAGTCACCCTAAGAACATAACaatcccgctggatcaggccataggcccatctagtccagcttcctgtatctcacagcagcccaccaaatgccccagggagcacaca is a window from the Tiliqua scincoides isolate rTilSci1 chromosome 2, rTilSci1.hap2, whole genome shotgun sequence genome containing:
- the LOC136639122 gene encoding uncharacterized protein, coding for MVELVTFYDAAFGLSEGEQALLNSSQRVQDTELMQAFLDNPASRPDLVSQVEPGKELQLRDPKGMEESEVPLPAFPALTAVRPSAVARTGHCQAWKRGLRGPGQQRRWQSAQQQNLARTIRSMRDSLLEVFQSFRTGQRRVEELLLQYLHRQQLIQERIDHLFARLDSEEDHLELRLDRLNANMFAILDVMGPSAPKLISD